A stretch of Henckelia pumila isolate YLH828 chromosome 4, ASM3356847v2, whole genome shotgun sequence DNA encodes these proteins:
- the LOC140859901 gene encoding beta-fructofuranosidase, soluble isoenzyme I-like translates to MASAYDLATYAPIPAGPVDNNNRRRSKKLLLFLLFTPLFLLSIIILIFTKLDTGSETKSSTAPPSRGVSQGVSEKGFRRLGGGLTFPWTNEMLSWQKTAYHFQPEKNWMNDPNGPLFHKGWYHLFYQYNPEGAIWGNITWGHAVSRDLIHWLHLPFAMVPDQWYDINGVWTGSATILPDDQIVILYTGDTYDLVQVQCLAYPANLSDPLLLEWVKDPANPVLVPPPGIGSKDFRDPTTAWLSPDNENWKITIGSMKNKTGISIVYETKDFRKYELLSGYLHQVPGTGMWECIDFYPISTTESNGLDTSANGPGVKHVMKASLDDDKNDYYALGTYEPAKNKWIPDDPELDVGIGLRYDYGKYYASKTFYDQNKERRILWGWIRETDAEDLDILKGWACVQSVPRTVVFDEKTGRNILQWPVKEIESLRSESTEFKDVNLGPGSIVPLEIDSGSQLDIVASFEINNESLEITNLADISYDCPTSGGAANRGTLGPFGIVVLADDKLSELTPVYFYVTKGTNGKLEAHFCADELRSSVSNDVDKIVYGSKVPVLDGEKFFMRSLVDHSIVESFAQGGRTVITSRIYPTKAINAEARVFLFNNATTATITASVKIWKMKSADIRPFPADQL, encoded by the exons ATGGCGTCGGCGTATGATCTGGCTACCTACGCTCCCATCCCCGCCGGCCCCGTGGATAATAATAATCGGCGGAGATCCAAGAAGCTCTTACTCTTTTTGCTTTTTACCCCTTTGTTTTTGCTATCCATAATAATTCTGATCTTCACCAAGCTGGATACTGGTTCAGAAACCAAATCTTCAACTGCGCCGCCGTCAAGAGGGGTTTCTCAAGGGGTTTCCGAGAAGGGTTTCCGGCGGTTGGGCGGCGGCTTGACTTTTCCATGGACTAATGAGATGCTGTCTTGGCAGAAGACGGCTTACCATTTTCAACCAGAGAAGAATTGGATGAATG ATCCTAATG GTCCATTATTTCATAAAGGATGGTACCACTTATTCTACCAATACAACCCGGAGGGAGCCATATGGGGAAATATCACATGGGGCCATGCGGTATCAAGAGACCTAATTCATTGGCTGCACCTACCTTTTGCAATGGTCCCTGATCAATGGTATGATATAAACGGAGTATGGACCGGGTCGGCCACGATCCTGCCTGATGATCAGATCGTAATCTTGTATACCGGAGACACTTACGACCTAGTGCAGGTGCAGTGTCTCGCATACCCCGCCAACTTATCAGATCCTCTGCTTCTTGAATGGGTCAAGGACCCGGCTAACCCGGTCCTTGTCCCTCCACCAGGGATCGGTTCCAAGGACTTTAGGGACCCAACCACCGCCTGGCTTAGCCCCGATAACGAAAACTGGAAGATCACGATTGGGTCCATGAAGAACAAAACGGGTATTTCAATTGTTTATGAGACAAAAGACTTCAGAAAGTACGAGTTGTTGAGTGGTTATTTGCATCAAGTCCCGGGTACGGGTATGTGGGAGTGCATCGACTTTTACCCGATTTCAACAACTGAGTCAAATGGGCTGGACACGTCAGCTAACGGTCCGGGCGTGAAGCATGTAATGAAAGCTAGTTTGGATGATGACAAGAATGATTATTATGCACTTGGAACCTATGAGCCGGCTAAGAACAAGTGGATACCCGATGACCCGGAATTGGATGTGGGTATCGGGTTAAGATATGATTATGGTAAATATTATGCCTCCAAGACATTTTATGACCAGAATAAAGAGAGAAGAATCTTGTGGGGATGGATTAGAGAAACTGATGCTGAAGATCTTGATATTTTGAAAGGTTGGGCTTGTGTTCAG TCTGTTCCGAGGACCGTTGTATTCGACGAAAAGACAGGACGCAACATACTTCAGTGGCCAGTTAAAGAAATCGAGAGCTTGAGATCGGAGAGTACTGAATTCAAGGACGTAAATCTTGGTCCAGGATCGATAGTACCACTTGAGATTGACTCGGGATCGCAG TTGGACATTGTTGCCTCGTTTGAGATCAACAATGAGTCGTTAGAAATAACCAACCTAGCTGATATTAGCTACGATTGCCCCACAAGTGGTGGTGCTGCTAATCGGGGAACATTAGGACCATTCGGGATCGTGGTTCTTGCAGACGATAAGTTATCAGAACTAACACCGGTCTATTTCTATGTTACCAAAGGAACTAATGGGAAGCTGGAGGCTCATTTTTGTGCTGATGAGTTGAG ATCATCTGTTTCAAATGATGTTGATAAAATAGTCTATGGAAGCAAAGTGCCGGTTCTTGATGGTGAAAAGTTCTTCATGAGATCATTG GTCGATCATTCCATCGTTGAGAGTTTTGCTCAAGGAGGAAGAACAGTAATCACGTCAAGAATATACCCTACGAAAGCGATCAATGCGGAAGCACGAGTTTTCTTGTTTAACAATGCTACAACAGCAACTATCACTGCTTCTGTCAAGATATGGAAGATGAAATCAGCTGATATTCGTCCCTTCCCCGCAGATCAGCTTTGA
- the LOC140862762 gene encoding uncharacterized protein has product MASRRGNNTNANANAANNNHNDYGPDSENNQNNQFLTGLTALLQEQSRAQGAQIQQLLEAQTTNAGNNHPTDNQNPIYKMFLELGPPEFKGETDPLIAEQWFQAMETAFEFMQITDADRLRCATYMFRDDARVWWSGAKAALNLTTLTWNGFKDVFYGKYCTVSTRNRLAREFLEIRQGNMSIAEYVKKFERGRYFVPMISGDPAEELKHFTEGLNAFIRKDVRLSGTKNYKDAVDQAMLSKKDRNDIIKESQAKRSSYQNRDQQGNANRKRPYQAPPQHRPYQQQQHRPQGQKQLALPAPKPGIAPTACKKCGKLHSGQCMEETGVCFLCKKPGDYRKDCPQSKEPVRGRVFAMAHHQVDPNTAIVTVPDKSISRFSISLPSGEELRSDLIIRGCSIQMQGHELYADLIILKMSDFDVIFGMDWLSCYEATIDCKRRTVFLKTKDGETFLFHATSKNNSSLLISVGKACQLLSKGCAGFLASVTCDQELPRQKLENVEVVRDFPEVFPDDIAGLPPAREV; this is encoded by the exons ATGGCATCACGTAGGGGAAATAACACCAACGCCAACGCCAATGCCGCTAACAACAACCATAATGATTACGGGCCAGATAGTgagaacaatcaaaacaaccAGTTTTTGACGGGATTAACTGCTCTGCTTCAAGAGCAAAGCCGTGCTCAGGGAGCTCAAATCCAACAGTTGCTTGAAGCCCAGACAACTAATGCTGGAAATAACCATCCTACAGATAATCAGAACCCTATCTACAAAATGTTCTTAGAGTTGGGACCACCTGAGTTCAAAGGAGAGACTGATCCTTTGATTGCGGAACAATGGTTCCAAGCTATGGAGACTGCTTTTGAATTCATGCAGATCACGGATGCGGATAGATTAAGATGTGCTACCTATATGTTCCGTGATGACGCTCGTGTTTGGTGGAGTGGAGCCAAAGCAGCGTTGAACCTAACCACCCTtacttggaatggattcaaggATGTGTTCTACGGCAAATATTGCACGGTGAGCACCCGAAACAGGTTGGCTAGAGAGTTTTTGGAGATCCGTCAAGGAAACATGTCAATTGCGGAGTATGTGAAGAAGTTTGAAAGGGGAAGATACTTTGTACCTATGATTTCTGGTGATCCTGCTGAAGAGTTGAAACATTTCACAGAAGGATTGAATGCCTTCATCAGAAAGGATGTTAGACTAAGTGGAACGAAAAATTACAAAGATGCGGTGGATCAGGCCATGCTGTCCAAAAAGGACAGAAACGACATTATCAAAGAGTCACAAGCAAAAAGATCTAGTTATCAGAATCGGGACCAACAAGGAAATGCTAACAGAAAGAGACCGTACCAAGCCCCACCCCAACACCGACCATACCAGCAGCAACAGCATCGACCTCAGGGGCAGAAACAATTGGCTCTACCAGCACCAAAACCAGGGATTGCACCAACAGCTTGTAAAAAATGTGGAAAACTTCACTCAGGTCAATGCATGGAAGAGACTGGAGTATGTTTCCTTTGCAAAAAGCCAGGGGACTATCGAAAAGATTGCCCTCAATCCAAAGAACCAGTAAGAGGACGAGTTTTTGCAATGGCACATCATCAAGTGGATCCAAATACAGCTATAGTTACAG TACCGGATAAGTCAATATCGAGATTTAGTATATCCTTGCCTTCAGGGGAAGAATTGAGAAGTGATTTGATTATCAGAGGATGCAGTATACAGATGCAAGGTCATGAGTTGTATGCTGATCTTATTATCCTCAAAATGTCGGACTTTGACGTGATATttggtatggattggttgtcttgTTACGAGGCTACCATAGACTGTAAACGGAGGACGGTTTTCTTGAAAACTAAGGATGGAGAAACGTTTCTATTCCATGCCACATCGAAAAATAATTCATCTCTTTTAATTTCAGTGGGTAAGGCATGTCAACTGTTGAGTAAAGGATGTGCAGGTTTCCTTGCAAGTGTCACTTGCGACCAAGAATTACCTCGACAAAAACTTGAAAACGTCGAGGTAGTGAGAGATTTCCCAGAAGTATTCCCTGACGATATTGCAGGATTACCTCCGGCTAGGGAggtatga